In Myxococcus stipitatus, the following are encoded in one genomic region:
- a CDS encoding YafY family protein has product MDKTERLFAVMDALRRHRRPVTAAALAEEQGVSVRTLYRDVRTLIGLGAPIVGEAGVGYMLKPGFFLPPLMFTAEELEALVLGSRWVEAQPDAGLAGAARNALGKIATASPDDLRDRMKDTGLWPIRMRGGAESVPVLGLVRRAIREEKALLIVYADGKGQPSQREIWPVQLAFHEGKQIIAAWCCLRQAFRNFRVDRITAASATEARYGRPRSVLAREWREEWERLYPDSVQTLS; this is encoded by the coding sequence ATGGACAAGACCGAACGCCTCTTTGCCGTCATGGACGCACTTCGCCGGCACCGCCGCCCTGTCACGGCGGCGGCGCTGGCCGAGGAGCAGGGCGTTTCCGTGCGCACGCTCTATCGCGACGTGCGGACACTCATCGGTCTTGGCGCGCCCATCGTGGGCGAGGCGGGCGTGGGCTATATGCTGAAGCCAGGCTTCTTCCTGCCTCCGCTGATGTTCACGGCCGAGGAGCTTGAGGCGCTGGTGCTCGGCTCCCGCTGGGTCGAGGCTCAGCCGGATGCCGGTCTTGCGGGGGCGGCGCGCAATGCGCTGGGAAAGATCGCCACCGCCTCGCCCGACGATCTGCGCGACCGAATGAAGGACACCGGGCTCTGGCCCATCCGGATGCGCGGCGGGGCTGAGTCGGTCCCGGTGCTCGGCCTCGTGCGCCGGGCCATTCGCGAAGAGAAGGCGCTCCTCATCGTGTATGCCGACGGGAAGGGCCAGCCAAGCCAGCGCGAAATCTGGCCGGTGCAGCTCGCGTTTCACGAGGGCAAACAAATCATTGCCGCCTGGTGCTGCTTGCGCCAGGCCTTCCGCAATTTCCGCGTCGACCGCATCACCGCGGCCTCGGCGACCGAGGCACGCTACGGGCGCCCGCGGTCCGTGCTGGCGCGGGAATGGCGGGAGGAGTGGGAACGCCTCTATCCTGACTCGGTGCAGACGCTTTCTTGA
- a CDS encoding DUF2092 domain-containing protein has product MALRRSRSLVRGGQMAVLLLCAGGLVRGCSTAFATEVERGGAPRDEPAVDPQAIKALEEMGAFLRSLPAFEVEAETTTDEVLDSGQKVQLSADADIRVRRPDRLRVDIKSDRKQRQFWYDGKTFTVNGPKGGYYASFDAPPTLAETVSVAEQRYGVELPLVDLFYWGTDKSGINDIQSAIDVGPATIEGVETEQYAFRQKGVDWQLWIQKGDQPLPRKLVITSTKDPAQPQHVAVLDWDLKPDVGDTVFAFTPPADSHRILFDASQPRSGRSP; this is encoded by the coding sequence ATGGCACTTCGGAGGAGTCGTAGCCTGGTGAGGGGCGGGCAGATGGCCGTGCTGTTGCTGTGTGCGGGCGGGCTGGTGAGAGGTTGCTCGACTGCATTCGCGACAGAAGTGGAGCGAGGCGGGGCCCCTCGCGATGAGCCCGCGGTCGACCCTCAGGCCATCAAGGCGTTGGAGGAGATGGGGGCCTTCCTGCGGTCCTTGCCTGCGTTCGAGGTCGAGGCGGAGACGACCACGGATGAGGTCCTGGACAGTGGGCAGAAGGTCCAGTTGTCCGCGGATGCGGATATCCGAGTGCGTCGCCCTGATCGGCTCCGCGTCGACATCAAGTCTGACCGGAAGCAGCGCCAATTCTGGTACGACGGGAAGACCTTCACGGTCAATGGCCCGAAGGGTGGGTATTACGCCTCGTTCGATGCCCCGCCCACGCTGGCCGAGACAGTCTCCGTCGCCGAGCAGCGCTATGGCGTCGAGTTGCCGCTCGTCGACCTCTTCTACTGGGGGACGGACAAGAGCGGTATCAACGACATCCAATCGGCCATTGATGTGGGGCCGGCGACCATCGAGGGCGTGGAGACCGAGCAGTATGCCTTCCGGCAGAAGGGCGTGGACTGGCAGCTCTGGATTCAGAAAGGAGACCAGCCACTGCCTCGGAAGCTCGTCATCACCAGCACGAAGGACCCAGCGCAACCCCAGCACGTCGCCGTCCTCGATTGGGACCTGAAGCCCGACGTTGGTGACACTGTGTTTGCTTTCACTCCTCCGGCGGATTCTCATCGGATTCTCTTTGATGCGAGCCAGCCGCGGTCCGGACGGAGCCCATGA
- a CDS encoding ELWxxDGT repeat protein, with amino-acid sequence MKDLFPGDLPYDVYSFSPKGFVSLGGFTFYTADDGTGDVELWKTDGTTAGTSLVRDLLPGPASSQPSNLTEMGGRLYFSARTAPGNTNSALWSTDGTTEGTTVVASMTHPPAFMTVHGGALYFVKSAPSSQSGFELWRSDGTAAGTTRLTTGVTGGAASNTHAWVGDTLFFVITDPALGRTLWKSDLTAAGTVMVKDVMPANKPSFDGPFALFSSGTLLYFKTQGIEDYRYVLWRSDGTEEGTYRLLSLQASSGSSFAPDLVSLEGRVFFPQWDAQAGNELWVSDGTVAGTQRLLDLRPGPGGAEPTHLVVGGTRLWFTAAVEDGNSQVFVSDGTAPGTRQVTGLPTQGLSNAWVAAVAPDGVFVWPSFPGSARELWKTDGTLSGLQKVVTLESRFSSGVYVHPIAGNRLFLSMPAGFLWFSDGTAAGSRALGRVIPDKASGAPRQGFNVGGSLVFSATARDLFSTINESYWTSNGSGEGTHPNIGGGSTQGASIRPVGTAGGQSFLWSQRPGSGSGTEHTAALLVTDGERWWDRPFVFRELPATRYPLGQTPPAAVLGQTLYFGSNGAESDGPSALWKTDGSRKGTVSVAAVQDGIFNVNPRLFVTAGEHLFFAAGIGLGDESLWTSDGTAPGTRPVKAFSSDNLAMPPIRHMVAWGSQVLFWAETEAEGFALWTSDGTGPGTRVLTRFSGSPSVFGDPLSTVLMGGQVYFVTWTQDGPARLWRTSGGPAEQVALLEAPSRALAPTRLTAFQGALWFWAYDAGHGYEPWTSDGTAMGTRRVKDIHPGPASATGTPGPMVGLGPDGPLVFAASDGLSGLELWMTDGTEAGTARFADLAPGPDSSSPTEFAVAGRRLFFQARTRETGAELWAMERTVQDTSPPTVTCPPSVAEEAIRQYSQPVTFASATAVDASGAPPIIRYSRRSGDSFSLGTTAVTVTALDEAGNRSTCTFDVTVRDTQPPTITCARTPLRIEATHVEGAPVYIPYSMATAADVASAVSMEYSIAQGRMLALGTTPVTATARDSWGNTASCTFEVIVQDTIAPTLSACPAFLSLEATGPEGAALAFDLPKATDAASRPEMDVTPAMGSLIPMGTSEVRVTARDTAKNQVQCVVPISVKDTTAPRFTCPDTQRLVAEPVDGKAAATWPEVIATDRVSVPSLNYSLAQGTRLPEGTHPVSITATDAAKNSSSCSFSIVVTKAPTSPEPETPTPQPERGGCQAGGSSASGLGAVLLGWWLARSRRRGAAPAR; translated from the coding sequence GTGAAGGACCTCTTTCCTGGCGACCTCCCCTACGACGTGTATTCGTTCAGCCCCAAGGGTTTCGTCTCGCTCGGCGGGTTCACCTTCTACACCGCGGATGACGGCACGGGTGACGTGGAGCTGTGGAAGACAGATGGGACGACGGCGGGCACGTCGCTGGTGAGGGATTTGCTCCCAGGCCCCGCGTCTTCACAGCCGTCGAACCTCACGGAGATGGGCGGGAGATTGTACTTCAGTGCCCGGACGGCTCCGGGCAACACCAACTCCGCCCTCTGGAGTACGGATGGAACGACCGAGGGCACCACGGTGGTTGCTTCGATGACGCACCCTCCGGCGTTCATGACGGTGCACGGCGGCGCGCTCTACTTCGTGAAGTCAGCCCCCTCGTCCCAGTCGGGTTTCGAGTTGTGGCGGAGTGACGGCACCGCCGCCGGCACCACGCGCCTCACCACGGGCGTCACCGGGGGCGCCGCGTCGAACACGCACGCGTGGGTGGGAGACACGCTCTTCTTCGTCATCACCGACCCGGCGCTTGGGAGGACGCTGTGGAAGAGCGACCTCACCGCCGCCGGCACGGTGATGGTGAAGGACGTGATGCCAGCCAACAAACCGAGCTTTGACGGCCCCTTCGCGCTGTTCTCGTCGGGCACGCTGCTCTACTTCAAGACCCAGGGCATCGAGGACTACCGCTACGTGCTGTGGCGCAGCGACGGCACCGAGGAGGGGACCTACCGGCTGTTGTCCCTCCAGGCCTCGTCGGGGTCGTCGTTCGCCCCCGACCTGGTGAGCCTGGAGGGAAGGGTCTTCTTCCCTCAGTGGGATGCCCAGGCGGGAAATGAGCTGTGGGTCTCGGATGGCACGGTGGCGGGTACGCAACGACTGCTCGACCTGCGTCCCGGTCCCGGGGGCGCGGAGCCCACGCACCTCGTTGTGGGGGGCACGCGGCTCTGGTTCACCGCGGCGGTCGAGGACGGGAACTCGCAGGTCTTCGTGAGTGATGGCACCGCGCCGGGAACGCGTCAGGTCACGGGGCTGCCCACGCAGGGGCTCTCCAATGCCTGGGTCGCGGCGGTCGCGCCCGATGGCGTCTTCGTCTGGCCTTCGTTCCCGGGCTCCGCGCGCGAGCTGTGGAAGACCGATGGAACCCTGTCGGGGCTCCAGAAGGTGGTCACCCTGGAGAGCAGGTTCTCCTCAGGTGTCTACGTCCATCCCATCGCTGGCAATCGCCTCTTCCTCTCCATGCCCGCGGGGTTCCTCTGGTTCAGTGATGGCACCGCGGCGGGCTCCCGCGCGCTGGGGCGTGTCATCCCCGACAAGGCCAGTGGGGCGCCACGGCAGGGCTTCAACGTGGGCGGTTCGCTCGTCTTCTCGGCGACGGCGCGGGATTTGTTCTCCACGATCAACGAGAGCTATTGGACGAGCAACGGGAGCGGGGAGGGGACGCATCCCAACATCGGAGGGGGCTCCACCCAGGGCGCGAGCATCCGCCCCGTCGGCACGGCGGGCGGACAGTCCTTCCTCTGGAGTCAGAGGCCGGGCAGCGGGAGCGGCACGGAACACACCGCCGCGTTGCTCGTCACGGATGGAGAGCGCTGGTGGGATCGACCTTTCGTGTTCCGGGAGTTGCCCGCGACCCGCTATCCCTTGGGCCAGACTCCTCCCGCCGCTGTCTTGGGACAGACGCTCTACTTCGGCTCCAACGGCGCGGAGAGCGACGGCCCGTCGGCGCTCTGGAAGACGGACGGGAGCCGGAAGGGCACTGTGTCCGTGGCGGCGGTGCAGGACGGCATCTTCAACGTGAACCCCCGCCTCTTCGTCACCGCGGGAGAGCACCTCTTCTTCGCGGCGGGCATCGGGCTGGGAGACGAGTCGCTGTGGACGAGCGACGGTACCGCGCCAGGCACGCGGCCGGTGAAGGCATTCTCTTCCGACAACCTCGCCATGCCCCCCATCCGCCACATGGTTGCATGGGGCAGCCAGGTGCTGTTCTGGGCCGAGACGGAGGCGGAGGGCTTCGCGCTGTGGACGAGCGATGGAACGGGGCCGGGCACACGTGTGCTGACGCGCTTCTCCGGGAGCCCGTCTGTCTTCGGGGACCCGCTGAGCACCGTCTTGATGGGGGGGCAGGTCTACTTCGTGACCTGGACCCAGGACGGCCCCGCGCGCTTGTGGAGGACGAGCGGAGGCCCGGCGGAACAGGTCGCCCTCCTCGAGGCTCCCAGTCGGGCCCTGGCCCCCACGCGGCTCACCGCGTTCCAGGGCGCGCTGTGGTTCTGGGCTTATGACGCAGGACATGGCTACGAGCCCTGGACGAGCGATGGGACGGCGATGGGAACCCGACGGGTGAAGGACATCCATCCGGGGCCCGCGAGCGCGACGGGCACCCCGGGGCCGATGGTCGGGTTGGGGCCGGATGGGCCCCTGGTGTTCGCGGCGTCGGATGGACTGTCAGGATTGGAGCTTTGGATGACCGACGGGACGGAGGCTGGAACCGCGCGCTTCGCGGACCTGGCGCCGGGGCCGGACTCGTCGTCGCCCACGGAGTTCGCGGTCGCGGGACGCCGCCTGTTCTTCCAGGCGCGCACCCGCGAGACGGGCGCCGAGCTGTGGGCGATGGAGCGCACCGTCCAGGACACGTCACCCCCCACTGTGACGTGTCCGCCGTCGGTCGCCGAGGAGGCCATTCGCCAGTACTCGCAGCCCGTGACGTTCGCGAGCGCCACGGCGGTGGACGCGAGCGGCGCGCCGCCCATCATCCGCTACAGCCGTCGCTCCGGTGACTCGTTCTCCCTCGGCACCACCGCGGTGACGGTGACCGCGCTGGACGAGGCTGGCAATCGCTCAACATGTACGTTCGACGTCACGGTGCGCGACACCCAGCCCCCCACCATCACCTGCGCACGGACACCCCTTCGCATCGAGGCGACCCACGTCGAAGGCGCGCCCGTCTACATTCCCTATTCCATGGCGACGGCCGCGGATGTGGCCTCGGCGGTATCCATGGAGTACAGCATCGCGCAGGGGCGCATGCTCGCGCTGGGGACCACGCCCGTCACGGCCACCGCGCGGGATTCCTGGGGCAACACGGCGAGCTGCACCTTCGAGGTCATCGTCCAGGACACGATAGCGCCCACCCTGAGCGCCTGTCCGGCGTTCCTCTCCCTCGAGGCGACAGGGCCCGAAGGTGCCGCGTTGGCTTTCGACCTCCCCAAGGCCACGGATGCGGCGTCGCGCCCGGAGATGGACGTGACGCCGGCCATGGGGAGCCTCATTCCCATGGGCACGAGCGAGGTCCGGGTGACCGCGCGGGACACGGCGAAGAACCAGGTCCAGTGTGTCGTCCCGATCTCCGTCAAGGACACCACCGCTCCACGGTTCACCTGCCCTGATACACAGCGGCTCGTCGCGGAGCCGGTGGATGGGAAGGCCGCGGCGACATGGCCGGAGGTCATCGCGACGGACCGTGTCAGTGTGCCCTCCTTGAATTACTCGCTCGCGCAGGGCACGCGGCTGCCGGAGGGGACGCACCCGGTGAGCATCACCGCGACGGACGCGGCGAAGAACAGCAGCAGCTGCTCGTTCTCCATCGTCGTGACGAAGGCTCCTACGTCCCCCGAACCCGAAACGCCAACCCCGCAGCCGGAGAGAGGGGGGTGTCAGGCGGGAGGCTCGAGCGCGAGCGGGCTCGGCGCGGTGTTGCTGGGATGGTGGCTTGCGCGGTCCCGTCGGCGTGGCGCGGCCCCCGCGCGCTAG
- a CDS encoding epoxide hydrolase family protein: MSPFTLAISDSELADLRARLKATRFPSAVEGVGWDDGTDAELLRQLVTHWAERFNWRTAEQRLNAIPQFIEEVDGERVHFVHAPGQGKTRVPIVLANGWPSNFVEFLPLIPLLTAERDGVSFDVIIPSLQGFGFSGRPTKKGMNMSRMAHLWAELMTRLGYEKFLVACSDLGSGVCFSLVRNHPGRLLGVHYLNVFSGYPRPEAPTPEEVDYFRRVDLWTLTQGAYIMLHGTKPQTLAVGLNDSPAGLASWIIEKFHSVSRLRDGRLESVYSLDDLCTLLSVYWFTQTIGSSVRLYKEAFADQELLAPMPRHDVKQGVLVPADVDNPAPRAWGERHLQNLVHWTEARQAGHFPALEAPGHYAADIRAFHGTLK, translated from the coding sequence ATGAGCCCTTTCACCCTTGCGATTTCTGATTCCGAGCTCGCCGACCTTCGGGCGCGGCTGAAGGCAACTCGCTTCCCCTCAGCGGTCGAAGGCGTTGGCTGGGACGATGGCACCGATGCTGAGCTGCTCAGGCAGTTGGTCACCCACTGGGCGGAGCGGTTCAACTGGCGCACCGCCGAGCAGCGCCTCAACGCGATTCCGCAATTCATCGAGGAAGTCGATGGCGAGCGAGTTCATTTCGTTCATGCGCCGGGTCAGGGCAAGACCCGCGTTCCCATCGTCCTTGCCAATGGCTGGCCGTCGAACTTCGTCGAGTTCCTGCCGCTCATTCCGCTGCTCACCGCCGAGCGAGATGGGGTGTCGTTCGACGTCATCATTCCCTCGCTCCAGGGCTTCGGCTTCTCCGGCCGGCCGACGAAGAAGGGCATGAACATGAGTCGCATGGCGCATCTCTGGGCCGAGCTGATGACCCGGCTGGGCTACGAGAAGTTCCTTGTTGCGTGCTCGGATTTGGGCTCTGGGGTCTGCTTCAGCCTGGTCCGCAACCATCCCGGCCGTCTTCTGGGGGTGCACTACCTCAATGTCTTTTCGGGGTACCCGCGACCGGAGGCGCCGACGCCCGAAGAAGTGGACTACTTCCGGCGCGTCGACCTGTGGACCCTCACGCAGGGCGCCTACATCATGCTTCACGGAACCAAGCCGCAGACGCTCGCCGTCGGCCTCAACGACTCACCCGCGGGGCTGGCGTCGTGGATCATCGAGAAGTTTCACAGCGTGAGCCGGCTGCGGGACGGCCGCCTCGAGTCAGTCTATTCGCTCGACGACCTCTGCACCCTGCTCTCGGTCTACTGGTTCACCCAGACGATTGGTTCATCGGTTCGGCTGTATAAAGAGGCCTTCGCCGATCAGGAACTCTTGGCGCCGATGCCACGCCATGACGTGAAGCAGGGCGTGCTGGTGCCCGCCGACGTCGACAATCCCGCGCCGCGCGCCTGGGGTGAACGGCACTTGCAGAACCTTGTCCACTGGACCGAGGCGCGGCAGGCCGGGCACTTCCCAGCACTCGAGGCTCCGGGGCACTACGCGGCCGATATCCGGGCTTTCCATGGCACCTTGAAGTAA
- a CDS encoding S28 family serine protease: MSKTHRAAWLVAMAMMLQACGDASLAEPAPAQQSVAALETPAEPEDILARLQSIPGLTVVIEQPSPFPGTRFFLLKFEQPADHARPHGERFQLRMTLLHRSVAAPMVLSTEGYMLSASPWQSEPTELLGANQLSVEHRFMGTSVPASRDTRLLNIYQAASDSHRVIQAFKPLYRARWLSTGGSKGGMAAVYHRYFYPDDVDVTLPYVAPSNHGLRDVRYVHFLAKVGDADCRAKLESFQQDVLRRREEMLPFVDALGTKWGTGFTVVGGPDRALEFSAVEVSFYFWQYGTASACASIPAPGAPAAETFAFLDGVVGVAFTYADRFIAPFEYAYYQAATQLGWSRFPANHLRGLLRYPGENTPDVYVSFPVTEPFDMRGMLQVEHWVRNHGKRMLFIYGENDPYSAAAFSVREGNDAFRFFAPQGNHGASIGGLSEPERALALERLFTWMGMSVPSAEVQARQVSPRMIGRAADRTLLTCPVSTPRAQPWDAQTKEPHDEPFHPCDF; the protein is encoded by the coding sequence ATGTCGAAGACTCACAGGGCGGCCTGGCTGGTGGCCATGGCCATGATGCTGCAGGCGTGTGGGGATGCATCCCTCGCAGAGCCTGCCCCCGCGCAGCAGTCCGTGGCCGCGCTCGAGACTCCGGCGGAGCCAGAGGACATCCTCGCCCGGCTCCAATCCATTCCTGGGCTCACGGTGGTCATCGAGCAGCCCTCGCCCTTTCCAGGCACGCGCTTCTTCTTGCTGAAGTTCGAACAGCCCGCAGACCACGCGCGCCCCCATGGGGAGCGCTTTCAGCTCCGGATGACACTCCTTCACCGCTCGGTGGCCGCGCCCATGGTGCTCTCCACCGAGGGCTACATGCTGTCGGCGAGTCCCTGGCAGTCCGAGCCCACTGAGTTGCTCGGTGCCAATCAGCTCTCCGTGGAGCACCGCTTCATGGGGACATCCGTGCCCGCATCCCGGGATACGCGGTTGCTCAACATCTACCAGGCCGCGAGCGACAGCCACCGCGTCATCCAGGCCTTCAAACCCCTGTACCGCGCGCGCTGGCTCTCCACCGGAGGCAGCAAGGGTGGAATGGCGGCCGTGTATCACCGCTATTTCTACCCGGATGACGTGGACGTCACCCTGCCGTATGTCGCGCCCAGCAACCATGGGCTGCGCGACGTGCGCTACGTCCATTTCCTCGCGAAGGTCGGGGATGCGGACTGCCGCGCGAAGCTGGAGTCCTTCCAGCAAGACGTGCTGCGACGCCGCGAGGAGATGCTGCCCTTCGTGGACGCGCTGGGCACGAAGTGGGGCACCGGCTTCACGGTCGTGGGCGGTCCGGACCGCGCGCTGGAGTTCTCCGCCGTCGAGGTGTCCTTCTACTTCTGGCAGTACGGCACCGCGTCTGCTTGCGCGAGCATCCCCGCGCCCGGCGCGCCGGCGGCGGAGACGTTCGCCTTCCTGGACGGTGTCGTCGGCGTTGCCTTCACCTACGCGGACCGTTTCATCGCCCCCTTCGAGTACGCCTACTACCAGGCCGCGACACAGTTGGGCTGGTCGCGCTTCCCCGCGAATCACCTGCGAGGGCTTCTTCGCTACCCTGGGGAGAATACGCCTGACGTGTACGTGAGCTTCCCCGTGACGGAGCCGTTCGACATGAGGGGCATGCTTCAGGTGGAGCATTGGGTCCGTAACCACGGCAAGCGGATGCTCTTCATCTACGGGGAGAATGACCCGTATTCCGCCGCGGCATTCTCGGTGCGCGAGGGCAACGACGCGTTCCGCTTCTTCGCTCCGCAGGGCAACCACGGTGCGAGCATCGGCGGCCTTTCCGAGCCCGAGCGCGCCCTCGCCCTGGAGCGCCTCTTCACGTGGATGGGGATGAGCGTTCCTTCCGCCGAGGTTCAAGCACGACAAGTCTCACCCCGCATGATTGGGCGAGCGGCGGACCGAACACTCCTGACATGCCCTGTCAGCACACCTCGGGCACAACCTTGGGATGCACAAACCAAGGAACCGCACGATGAGCCCTTTCACCCTTGCGATTTCTGA
- a CDS encoding HlyD family secretion protein translates to MVLSVGGLIAWSLFAQVPLVKVSSQARIEPHNAVHRIEPPSAGRVVLSRLKLDHEVKEGDLLIEFDVRAERLELERSQATLAATEKELAIIRQQIANKREEAVLTARVDEVAVKEALGREQELAPRHRLAMERAQLALKSPTGAVSEMEKLERTTDVDALQFAQTAQGLALTRLRREQDVRRQALAAQLLGLEREALGAEGRIRELQGTIDRLEYQIDRKQYRAPATGHLVDVAELGAGAFIADGQRVGTIVASDAEVRVRARFPKEVVGLIEPGQTARLKLDGYPMTIYGTVPARVTAVGTEPGQTATPEAIPGTVRVELKFAPPDDPRIQLRHGMTLEVEVEVARASPVALLMRAIGEWNPQPEERPVTVFQPEAEAR, encoded by the coding sequence ATGGTGTTGTCCGTCGGCGGGCTCATCGCCTGGTCGCTGTTCGCCCAGGTCCCGCTCGTCAAGGTCAGCTCACAGGCCCGGATTGAACCACACAACGCCGTCCATCGCATCGAGCCGCCCAGCGCGGGCAGGGTCGTGCTCTCGCGGCTCAAACTCGACCACGAGGTCAAGGAAGGCGACCTACTCATTGAGTTTGACGTGCGGGCCGAGCGCCTCGAGCTCGAGCGGAGTCAGGCGACGCTCGCCGCGACCGAGAAGGAACTCGCCATCATCCGTCAGCAGATTGCAAACAAACGCGAAGAGGCGGTTTTGACGGCGCGAGTGGACGAGGTCGCTGTCAAGGAGGCGCTGGGGAGGGAACAGGAGCTCGCGCCCCGGCACCGGCTCGCGATGGAACGCGCGCAGCTGGCCCTCAAGAGCCCGACAGGCGCGGTCTCGGAGATGGAGAAGCTGGAACGAACGACCGATGTCGACGCGCTCCAGTTCGCGCAGACGGCGCAGGGTCTGGCGCTCACCCGACTGCGGCGCGAGCAGGACGTGCGCCGTCAAGCCCTCGCCGCTCAGCTGCTCGGACTCGAGCGCGAGGCGCTGGGCGCCGAGGGGCGCATCCGGGAGCTCCAGGGCACCATCGACCGCCTCGAGTACCAGATTGACCGGAAGCAGTATCGGGCGCCGGCCACGGGCCACCTGGTCGACGTGGCGGAGCTCGGCGCGGGAGCGTTCATCGCCGATGGGCAGCGGGTCGGCACCATCGTCGCGAGCGATGCCGAGGTGCGGGTGCGCGCCCGTTTCCCGAAGGAGGTCGTCGGGTTGATTGAGCCCGGCCAGACGGCGCGCCTCAAGCTCGACGGCTACCCGATGACCATCTACGGGACGGTCCCCGCCAGGGTGACGGCCGTCGGGACCGAGCCCGGCCAGACCGCCACGCCCGAGGCCATCCCCGGGACGGTGCGCGTCGAGCTCAAGTTCGCGCCGCCGGACGACCCACGCATCCAGCTGCGCCACGGAATGACCCTGGAAGTGGAGGTCGAGGTCGCGCGGGCGTCGCCTGTCGCGCTGCTCATGCGGGCGATCGGCGAATGGAATCCGCAGCCGGAGGAACGGCCCGTGACCGTGTTCCAGCCCGAAGCCGAGGCTCGCTGA